From Campylobacter showae:
CGATCATGGACGCAAACGAGGCGCTAGAAAAGATCGAGGCCGCGCGCAAGGACGCCAACATCAAAGGCGTGCTGCTCTACATCGATAGCCCCGGCGGCGCGCTGGCGCCTAGCGTCGAGCTGCACCTAGCGATCAAAAATCTACGCGCCGCAAAGCCCGTGGTCGCGTATGCGGGCGGGTCGATGACGAGCGGTAGCTACTACGCGGGCGCTGGCGCGAACAAGATTTTAGCAAATCCGGGCGCATTCATCGGATCGATCGGCGTGATAATGCAAGGCGCGGATGCTAGCGAGCTAGCGGCTAAAATCGGCGTCTCGCAGCAAGTCGTAAAAGCGGGCGAGTATAAAGAGGCGGGGACGTTTCTGCGCCCGTGGAGCAAGATCGAGCGCGAGCAACTGCAAGAGCTCGTAAACGCCAGCTACGAGATGTTCGTAAGCGACGTGGCGGCGGATAGAAATCTAGACGCAAACAAAAGCAAAGAGTGGGCCAACGCGCGGGTATTTCTCGC
This genomic window contains:
- the sppA gene encoding signal peptide peptidase SppA — encoded protein: MGFFKFIFSPIAAIFRFINTYFKAMLFLLIVFLIFFSGKGESVNPPNLTQINLSGAIMDANEALEKIEAARKDANIKGVLLYIDSPGGALAPSVELHLAIKNLRAAKPVVAYAGGSMTSGSYYAGAGANKILANPGAFIGSIGVIMQGADASELAAKIGVSQQVVKAGEYKEAGTFLRPWSKIEREQLQELVNASYEMFVSDVAADRNLDANKSKEWANARVFLARDAAKLGLIDEVSDYYSARAELEKLSGVAEPVWAKPSVYEKAMQKFINQGANSLISAFFETKAR